One Clarias gariepinus isolate MV-2021 ecotype Netherlands chromosome 5, CGAR_prim_01v2, whole genome shotgun sequence genomic region harbors:
- the LOC128524715 gene encoding lactase/phlorizin hydrolase, with protein MDFTMKITMKGNFLLLWLLNLYWTYSHGEQLQDFMLLAGPLTNHFVKELKRNPLASQILPSGASDADDLFDCRDQLPTESTEYFQYLQDRGVTHYKVPLSWLNILPTGDPSQPHEDTVTCYRTLMKILSQSGIQPVIELHRSTIPESLRIRYGGWENPDVGQLFKDYADFVLTKFADLADSYITFSYVHELNDLVQLQHALQIHSDVYTRYHNMFKGVHVSLGMRGSDVTTFHQISPMDMKNIDFLSVHLEYNCKMTASLKEELTNVQETIGQQHILMYQLNIKQCENNFQPLSNVFEVLRHPEFHMVGCDITDLFGEHSEGDVSFQSDDQKSDSKERSKSAFSYQKVWEKFRTQSTSERDLFLNGSFPDGFQWAISTESFKVEGGWAEDGKGETVWDRFGHNGQVFNKQTADLACDSYHKVDYDVYLLRGMLSSHYQFSISWARIFPTGQKESFLEKGALYYDKLIDTLVHSGIEPTVTLHHWDLPQALQDYGGWTNESIVVAFKDFADFCFFRYGDRVKTWNTFSSPWMVSNFGYGTGEHPPSIKDPAVASYQVTHNMIKSHAEAWHVYNDKYRMKQGGRVGIALNADWAEPKNPASVQDVEAAERYLNFMLGWFAHPIFVDGDYPALLRNQIDQKIVECGKEVAKLPVFTEAEKQRIKGTADFFGLNHHTSRLVTESRGGCTPGPDSVGDFQTHIDPNWPTTASSEIQTVPWGLRRLLNYIATEYISVTTVPIYITGNGMPSEYSRDLLNDTQRIDFLKAYSNEALKAIHFDSVVVQRFTVQSLIDGFEGAQGYSQRFGLHFVDFEDPNRPRTPKASAYYLAQLIKRNGFLEIDGNSFGELPGKEPERLLRSSLPPSEVPSKSKVVWEKFSHQTRFQKKLYHYGTFPEGFQWGVSSSAYQIEGGWDADGKGLSVWDSFSHKPNTIQNNDNGDVACDSYNKIEEDLYMLRALKIKTYRFSLSWPRIFPSGYRDSLNKKGVDYYNQLINGLITYNITPMVTLHHWDLPQALQDINGWDNVTMIDIFNDYCDFCYETFGDRVKFWMTFNQPHTIAWVGYGLGMFPPSIKKPADAPYRIAHNLLKAHAKAYHTYDMKYRQKQQGLVSISLNADWIEPLDANVHREVLAADRALQFQLGWFAHPIFKNGDYPIAMKWQVGNKSEIQGSSESRLPSFTDQEKAYIQGTADVFCINAYTTRMARHVTTRLSPKSYEYDQDLAVDDVSDSQATAMKELKAAAWGLRRLLNWIKEEYGDPEIYITENGVATDTGTTVDDTDRIFFLKTYIDEALKAHNLDGVRLKGYTAWSLMDSFEWLNGYTVGFGLHHVDFKHPDRPRTPKRSAHYYYQVIKDNGFPLPNAEKPLYGHFREGFAWSVATASYQIEGGWRADGKGLSIWDTFAHTPLRVGNDDNGDVACDSYNKITEDVEALKKLKVNHYRFSISWPRIMPDGTNREINEAGLNYYHRLVDALLAVNIKPQATLYHWDLPQALQNVGGWENDTIVGRFRDYADVVYNSLGNKVKFWITINEPYNVANIGHGYGTAAPGISLRPGTAPYKVAHNLLKAHAEAWHLYNDKYRAKQGGIVGITINSDWAEPRNPYKQEDYDAAMRVVAFQIGWFAHPVFNGDYNDVMKNRIRERSLAAGLPKSRLPEFTPEEVKRIKGTYDYFGFNHYTTVLAFNLDYKNLQHYDADRGVGTIHDRSWLDSGSSWLKETPVGFRIILNFIKEQYGNPPIYITENGISERGDMDLNDIHRIHYYENYINQALKAYLLDGVDIRGYTAWTLMDNLEWATGFAEKFGLFYVNRSDPTLPRIAKKSATHYATIINCNGFIDPSEGPHECQNLGPEGTSLPPTLPPSPDQEDKNVKFLGLEVSSTDAEVALYVLLGLTLAGVITAALLTYKFVKSKKQKKDPMMEHIHLEEKL; from the exons ATGGACTTCACCATGAAAATAACCATGAAGGGAAATTTTCTCTTGCTTTGGCTGTTGAACTTGTATTGGACCTACAGTCATGGAGAACAGTTGCAGGACTTCATGCTTTTAGCAGGCCCTTTAACCAACCACTTTGTAAAGGAATTGAAAAGGAACCCTTTAGCTAGTCAGATTCTGCCATCAGGAGCTTCAGATGCAGATGATCTCTTTGATTGCAGAGATCAACTCCCAACAGAGTCTACAGAATACTTTCAGTACCTGCAGGACCGAGGGGTGACACATTATAAAGTTCCTTTGTCCTGGTTAAACATCCTTCCTACTGGAGATCCCAGCCAGCCCCATGAAGACACGGTGACCTGTTACAGGACCCTTATGAAGATACTCAGCCAGTCAGGGATTCAACCTGTAATTGAGCTCCACCGTTCTACCATTCCTGAAAGCCTTAGGATCAGATACGGAGGCTGGGAGAACCCAGATGTGGGGCAACTCTTTAAGGACTATGCAGATTTTGTGTTAACAAAGTTTGCAGATCTGGCTGACTCGTACATAACATTTAGTTATGTACATGAGCTCAACGACTTGGTGCAACTTCAACATGCTCTCCAAATTCATTCAGACGTGTATACACGATATCATAATATGTTTAAAG GAGTTCATGTGTCCCTTGGGATGAGAGGGAGTGATGTCACTACCTTTCACCAAATATCTCCTATGGACATG aaaaatatagaCTTCTTGTCTGTACACTTGGAATACAACTGCAAAATGACAGCAAGTCTAAAAGAAGAATTAACAAATGTGCAG GAAACCATTGGTCAACAACACATTCTCATGTATCAGCTAAATATAAAGCAATGTGAAAACAATTTCCAACCTCTGAGTAACGTCTTTGAAG ttttaagACACCCAGAGTTTCACATGGTCGGGTGTGATATTACTGACCTGTTCGGTGAGCACAGTGAGGGAGATGTAAG TTTCCAGAGTGATGACCAAAAGTCTGACAGCAAGGAAAGAAGCAAATCTGCATTTTCTTACCAAAAGGTCTGGGAGAAATTCAGAACTCAGAGTACTTCTGAGAGGGATCTTTTCCTGAATGGATCATTCCCAGATGGATTTCAATGGGCAATCTCCACTGAGTCATTCAAGGTAGAAGGTGGCTGGGCTGAGGACGGAAAAGGGGAGACTGTCTGGGACCGTTTTGGACATAATGGCCAAGTCTTTAATAAGCAGACTGCTGACCTTGCATGTGACAGCTACCACAAAGTAGACTACGATGTGTACCTGCTTAGGGGCATGCTCTCTTCTCATTATCAGTTCTCTATTTCTTGGGCCAGAATTTTCCCCACAGGCCAAAAAGAAAGTTTCCTTGAAAAAGGAGCTTTGTATTAtgacaagttgattgacacacTGGTTCATTCAGGTATAGAGCCTACAGTCACCTTACATCACTGGGACTTGCCACAAGCCCTGCAGGACTATGGAGGCTGGACCAATGAGTCAATTGTGGTGGCATTCAAAGATTTTGCTGATTTCTGCTTCTTTAGATATGGGGACAGAGTGAAGACCTGGAACACCTTCAGCAGTCCCTGGATGGTTAGCAACTTTGGGTATGGCACAGGCGAACATCCTCCATCCATCAAAGACCCAGCTGTTGCTTCTTATCAG GTGACACACAACATGATAAAATCTCATGCAGAGGCCTGGCATGTCTACAACGATAAATATCGGATGAAGCAAGGTGGAAGAGTGGGCATTGCTCTTAACGCAGACTGGGCTGAACCAAAAAACCCTGCCAGTGTTCAGGATGTAGAGGCTGCAGAGCGCTACCTGAACTTTATGCTGGGATGGTTTGCTCACCCAATTTTTGTAGATGGAGACTATCCAGCCTTGCTGAGAAATCAGATTGATCAGAAAATTGTTGAATGTGGTAAGGAGGTGGCCAAGCTTCCTGTCTTTACAGAAGCAGAGAAACAAAGAATCAAAGGTACGGCAGATTTTTTTGGACTAAATCACCACACTTCCCGCCTTGTCACTGAAAGCAGAGGTGGTTGTACACCTGGACCCGATAGTGTTGGGGACTTTCAGACTCATATTGACCCAAATTGGCCCACGACAGCATCAAGCGAAATTCAAACTGTGCCATGGGGTCTTCGCCGTTTACTAAACTATATTGCTACAGAATACATATCAGTCACCACCGTACCCATTTACATAACTGGAAATGGAATGCCAAGTGAGTACAGCAGAGATTTGCTTAATGACACACAACGTATAGACTTCCTTAAGGCATACAGCAATGAGGCCCTGAAAG CTATTCACTTTGACAGTGTTGTGGTGCAGAGGTTCACTGTACAGTCCTTGATAGATGGATTTGAGGGTGCTCAAGGCTATAGCCAAAGATTTGGCCTCCATTTTGTAGACTTTGAGGATCCCAACAGACCCAGAACCCCAAAAGCATCGGCCTACTATTTAGCCCAGTTGATTAAAAGAAATGGTTTCCTAGAGATAGATGGAAACTCTTTTGGAGAACTTCCTGGTAAAGAACCAGAACGTTTATTGCGCTCTAGCCTGCCACCATCTGAGGTTCCTTCAAAATCAAAAGTTGTTTGGGAGAAATTCTCACATCAAACCAGATTTCAGAAGAAGCTTTATCACTATGGGACATTTCCAGAGGGATTTCAATGGGGTGTTTCATCTTCAGCCTATCAAATTGAAGGCGGCTGGGATGCTGATGGGAAGGGTCTTAGTGTATGGGACAGTTTCTCCCACAAGCCTAATACCATTCAAAACAATGACAATGGGGATGTGGCTTGTGACAGCTACAATAAAATTGAGGAAGATCTGTACATGTTGAGAGctctcaaaataaaaacatatagaTTCTCCTTATCCTGGCCTAGGATCTTCCCCAGTGGTTATAGAGATTCTTTAAACAAGAAAGGAGTTGACTATTACAACCAATTAATAAATGGTCtaattacatataatattaCACCAATGGTGACACTCCACCATTGGGATCTCCCACAAGCTCTTCAAGACATCAACGGATGGGACAATGTCACTATGATTGACATATTTAATGACTATTGTGATTTCTGCTATGAAACATTTGGAGACAGAGTAAAGTTTTGGATGACCTTCAACCAACCCCATACAATTGCTTGGGTAGGCTATGGGTTAGGAATGTTTCCACCCAGTATTAAGAAACCTGCAGATGCCCCTTATAGGATAGCACATAACCTTTTAAAGGCTCATGCTAAAGCATACCATACATATGACATGAAATACAGGCAAAAACAACAAGGTCTTGTTTCTATTAGTCTAAATGCTGACTGGATTGAACCTCTAGATGCAAATGTACATCGAGAGGTGTTGGCTGCTGACCGAGCTCTCCAGTTCCAGCTTGGTTGGTTTGCACATCCCATCTTCAAAAATGGAGACTATCCTATTGCCATGAAATGGCAGGTGGGTAACAAGAGTGAGATTCAAGGCTCATCTGAGTCCAGGTTACCATCTTTTACTGATCAGGAGAAAGCTTATATCCAAGGCACTGCTGATGTCTTCTGCATTAATGCCTACACTACCAGAATGGCACGTCATGTGACTACTAGACTTTCCCCTAAGTCCTATGAGTATGATCAGGACCTTGCTGTAGACGATGTGTCAGACTCTCAAGCCACTGCGATGAAAGAGTTGAAAGCAGCAGCATGGGGACTGAGAAGACTTCTGAACTGGATAAAGGAGGAGTATGGGGACCCAGAAATTTACATAACTGAGAATGGAGTGGCTACAGACACGGGTACAACAGTTGATGACACAGATCGAATATTTTTCCTCAAGACCTACATTGATGAGGCTCTTAAAG cacACAACTTGGATGGAGTGCGACTTAAGGGTTATACAGCTTGGTCACTTATGGACTCTTTTGAGTGGCTTAATGGTTACACTGTTGGCTTTGGCCTCCACCATGTGGATTTTAAACACCCAGATAGGCCAAGGACTCCAAAACGCAgtgctcattattattatcaagtaATAAAAGACAATGGTTTCCCTCTACCAAATGCGGAAAAGCCACTGTATGGCCATTTTCGTGAAGGATTTGCATGGAGTGTAGCTACTGCATCCTATCAG ATTGAGGGAGGCTGGAGAGCAGATGGAAAAGGTTTGAGTATCTGggacacatttgcacacacacctcTTAGGGTGGGAAATGATGACAATGGGGATGTTGCCTGTGATAGCTACAATAAAATCACTGAGGATGTTGAAGCACTTAAAAAACTCAAGGTCAACCACTACCGTTTCTCCATATCCTGGCCAAGAATTATGCCTGATGGAACAAATAGGGAAATTAACGAGGCAGGATTGAATTATTACCACCGGCTGGTGGATGCCCTTTTGGCAGTCAACATAAAGCCACAG GCAACATTGTATCACTGGGACCTCCCTCAAGCTTTGCAGAATGTTGGAGGGTGGGAGAATGATACCATTGTTGGAAGATTCAGGGATTATGCTGATGTTGTCTATAATAGTTTaggaaataaagtaaaattttgGATTACAATTAATGAGCCTTACAATGTTGCAAATATTGGACATGGCTATGGCACTGCCGCTCCAG GTATAAGTCTTCGACCCGGCACAGCACCTTATAAAGTGGCTCACAACCTCCTGAAGGCCCATGCTGAGGCTTGGCATCTGTACAATGACAAGTACAGAGCCAAACAAGGTGGCATTGTTGGTATCACCATTAACTCAGACTGGGCAGAACCTAGGAACCCATACAAACAAGAGGATTACGATGCAGCAATGCGTGTTGTGGCG TTCCAGATTGGTTGGTTTGCTCATCCTGTATTTAATGGTGATTACAACGATGTGATGAAAAATAGAATTCGAGAGAGAAGTTTGGCTGCTGGACTGCCTAAATCACG CCTCCCAGAATTTACCCCGGAAGAGGTGAAAAGGATAAAAGGAACCTATGATTACTTTGGGTTCAATCATTACACAACTGTGCTGGCTTTTAACCTGGATTACAAGAACCTCCAACACTATGATGCAGACAG ggggGTTGGAACAATCCATGACCGTTCATGGCTGGATTCTGGATCATCTTGGTTGAAAGAGACCCCAGTTGGATTTAGAATTATTTTGAACTTCATTAAGGAACAGTATGGAAACCCTCCTATTTACATTACTGAGAACGGAATTTCTGAAAGAGGAGACATGGACCTAAATGACATTCACCGGATCCactattatgaaaactacattAATCAGGCCTTGAAAG CTTATTTGTTGGATGGAGTAGACATCCGTGGCTATACAGCCTGGACTTTAATGGACAATCTGGAGTGGGCGACTGGTTTTGCAGaaaaatttggtttattttacgTGAATCGTTCAGACCCGACCCTGCCACGTATAGCCAAGAAGTCTGCCACACATTATGCTACTATTATCAATTGCAACGGCTTCATAGATCCTTCAGAGGGCCCACATGAATGTCAAAACCTTGGACCTGAAG GAACTAGCCTACCCCCCACACTTCCACCCTCTCCAGATCAGGAGGACAAGAATGTGAAATTTCTTGGTTTAGAGGTATCTTCTACAGATGCTGAGGTGGCCCTGTATGTCCTTCTTGGTCTCACCCTTGCAGGTGTGATTACAGCGGCTCTCCTGACCTACAAATTCGTtaagtcaaaaaaacaaaaaaaagaccccATGATGGAACACATACACCTTGAGGAGAAACTCTGA
- the gjc4b gene encoding gap junction gamma-1 protein → MSWSFLTRLLEEISNHSTFVGKIWLTLLIVFRIVLTVVGGESIYYDEQSKFVCNTHQPGCENVCYDAFAPLSHVRFWVFQIIMITTPTIMYLGFAMHKIARMDDDEYGPRGGRKRMPLVKRSTNRDYEEAEDNGEEDPMITEEIEPEKEKEKEKEGRKKHDGRRRIKRDGLMKVYVMQLLSRVAFEVAFLFGQYVLYGFEVLPSYVCTRSPCPHTVDCFVSRPTEKTIFLLIMYAVSALCLLLTVLEILHLGISGIRDVFQRRARRQHHQIALTNQRTAVCSRHMPSAPPGYHTALKKDGKAGASLQYNLGDSGRESLGDEASSRELDRLRRHLKLAQQHLDLAYQSEEGSPVRSSSPESNGIAAEQNRLNFEKQEKQASSCEKGIRA, encoded by the exons ATGAGTTGGAGTTTTTTGACTCGTCTTCTGGAGGAGATCTCCAACCACTCCACGTTTGTAGGCAAAATTTGGCTTACACTGCTCATTGTATTTCGGATTGTACTTACCGTGGTGGGTGGTGAGTCAATATACTATGATGAACAGAGCAAGTTTGTATGCAATACGCATCAACCTGGTTGCGAAAACGTGTGCTATGATGCGTTCGCACCGCTCTCGCATGTAAGGTTCTGGGTGTTTCAGATCATCATGATTACCACACCCACTATTATGTACCTTGGCTTCGCTATGCATAAGATTGCACGCATGGACGACGACGAATATGGGCCACGAGGTGGGCGCAAACGAATGCCTCTGGTAAAACGCAGTACCAACCGCGACTACGAGGAGGCCGAGGACAATGGTGAGGAAGACCCCATGATCACAGAGGAGATTGAGCcggaaaaggaaaaagagaaggagaaagaagggAGGAAGAAACACGACGGACGGAGACGGATCAAGCGTGACGGCCTGATGAAGGTGTATGTGATGCAGCTTTTGTCACGTGTGGCTTTCGAGGTGGCTTTCCTGTTCGGCCAGTATGTGCTGTACGGGTTTGAAGTGTTGCCATCATACGTGTGCACTCGTAGCCCATGCCCACACACAGTGGATTGCTTTGTGTCGCGTCCCACTGAGAAGACCATCTTCCTGCTCATTATGTACGCTGTGAGCGCCCTCTGTCTGCTGCTCACCGTGCTCGAGATCTTGCACCTGGGCATCAGCGGCATCCGTGATGTGTTCCAACGTCGTGCACGCCGTCAACATCATCAAATCGCCTTGACCAACCAGAGGACAGCGGTCTGCTCACGTCACATGCCTTCAGCACCACCTGGCTACCACACAGCCCTGAAGAAGGATGGCAAGGCAGGTGCAAGCCTGCAATACAACCTCGGCGACTCAGGCCGCGAATCTCTGGGTGATGAGGCATCCTCACGGGAGCTGGACCGCCTACGGAGACATCTAAAGCTAGCTCAGCAGCACCTGGACCTGGCGTACCAGAGTGAGGAGGGCAGTCCGGTGCGAAGCAGCAGCCCAGAGTCTAACGGCATAGCCGCTGAGCAAAACCGCCTCAACTTTGAGAAACAGGAGAAGCAAGCGAGCTCATGTGAGAAAG gGATCAGAGCCTGA